The Actinomadura sp. WMMB 499 genome includes a window with the following:
- a CDS encoding DUF1707 domain-containing protein: MSVEHQPLRASDRDRDEVLVRLHTAYAEGRLSEPELDERIDLTLAARTHDDLGRVSADLPGPRPAPGSPSGRLQVAYKDTIARGGRWRVPDTFTSVVYKGRMLLDLRIAELTETVTTLRVVAYKSTVEIVVPAGVRVETAGTGVSLDAHDAPAGAPVVRVQGLAYKGHIEAKGTREYSAV; the protein is encoded by the coding sequence ATGAGCGTCGAGCACCAGCCCCTCCGCGCCTCCGACCGCGACCGCGACGAGGTGCTCGTCCGGCTCCACACCGCCTACGCCGAAGGCCGGCTCAGCGAACCGGAACTGGACGAGCGCATCGACCTGACCCTCGCCGCGCGCACCCACGACGATCTCGGCCGCGTGTCGGCCGACCTCCCCGGCCCCCGGCCCGCCCCCGGATCCCCGTCGGGCCGCCTCCAGGTCGCCTACAAGGACACGATCGCCCGCGGCGGCCGCTGGCGCGTCCCCGACACGTTCACGTCCGTCGTCTACAAGGGCCGGATGCTGCTCGACCTCCGGATCGCCGAGCTCACCGAGACGGTCACGACCCTCCGCGTCGTGGCGTACAAGTCCACGGTCGAGATCGTCGTGCCCGCGGGCGTCCGCGTGGAGACCGCCGGGACGGGCGTCAGCCTGGACGCGCACGACGCTCCGGCCGGCGCGCCGGTCGTCCGCGTCCAGGGACTCGCCTACAAGGGGCACATCGAGGCGAAGGGGACGCGCGAATACTCCGCCGTCTGA